The sequence below is a genomic window from Candidatus Palauibacter australiensis.
AACGGACGACGGAACGAAGATCGTGTCCGGCGTGTTGAGCATTGTCACGGGCGCTACTCCTTCTTTTCGGCTGATGATGGGCGGTTGAGACTACGGCGGACCCTCGTGTTACAGCCGGCTGGGCTCCGAGGATGCCTTTCCCGGTGCCGGAGCCGCTACCCCTGCACCCAGCATGCGAGGATCCATCGTGAACACACCATCTGGGGCCGCCGCCCCAGTCGGCGCCGCCGCGGCCGGACTCCGGGGGAGCCATCGAACAAGAGAGGAGGGGCAGGAGCGGCAACGTCCGGTTGACGTGCAGGAGAGGGTTCGCTACGCTCCTGTCGGGACGCACCTACGGTGGATATTCATCGTACTGCCCCCCTTCCGAGGCCCGCGCTCCGGCGCGGGCTTTCGTGTTCCCGGAAGCTCCCCGTGACGTATCTCGCCTACCTCGACGATTCGGCCATATCGGTCCGTACGTCAGTTGACGCGCCCCTCGATTGCCCGCCGGTGTGGCGCTCCGTAGGCTTCCCACCGAGACGATACCTGCTCATCCGCGCTGACTATCGGACGTGATCGAACCATGACATCCAGTTTCTCGTCCTCCGCTCTCCTCCTGTGTGGCCTGCTGCTCACGGCCTGCGAGGTTCCGCCGCCGGAGTCCGGCGATGTCGCGGCTGCGGATGCGCCGGCGGACCCGACCGACCCTGTGACGGACGCCGCGGGCGACACTGTCCCCGAGCGGGAGCCGCTCCCGCCCGACTCGGCGATCATCCGGCTCGACGCGAGCGATCCCAACCTCGCGGTGTGGCAGGACCGGGACATCTCCGGGGATCCTCCGCGGGAACCGGGACCCATCGAGGTCGGATCCGTCCTCACCTTCTTCGGGCTTCCGATCGCGCGCACGCCGGAGGACCTCGTCGCGGGGGAGGTCGAAGTCGCCTTCATGGGGGCCCCGGTCGACATGGGGGTGGGGTACCGCGGGGCGGGTGAGGGGCCGACCGCGCTCCGTGCCATGCGGCGCAGCGTGGGCAGCATGGAGACGATGATCTCGTGGCGGAGCGAACTCACGGCGGTCGACTACGGCAACGCGCCCATCGACAACCTGAGCGTGGAGCGGAGCATGCCGCCGATCCGCCGGATGGTGCGCGAGATCGCGGAGACGGGCGCCATTCCCGTGATCATCGGGGGAGACCACTCGATCGAGTTCGCCAACGTGGCGGGACTCGCGGATGTGTACGGCAAGGAGAACGTCGGCGTCATCCACTTCGACGCGCACTACGATGCGGGGGATGCGCGGCACGGCCACCTGATCTCGCACGCGCAGCCGGTGCGCCGGCTCATCGACGACGGCCACATCCTCGGCCGGAACTTCATCCAGGTGGGACTGCGGGGCAGTTGGCCGGGGCCGTCAGGCTTCGAGTGGATGCGCGCGAACGACATGCGGTACCACACGATGGCCGAGATCGACCGGGACGGCTGGACGAACGTCATGACGGAAGTCCTCGACCAGGCGAACGAAGGCCCCGAGTACCTGCACATCTCCTTCGACATCGACGTCATGGACCCGGCCTACACCTCGGGCACGGGGACGCCGGTGCCGGGAGGACTGACGCCCCGGGAGGTGTTCTACATGGTCCGCGGGCTCTGCTCGGAGAACAACGTGGTGGGCTTCGACCTGGTCGAACTCAACCCGCTCGTCGACCCGGGCTACACGACCATGCTCAACGCCAAGAAGATCGTGGACGAGTGCATGACGGGCATCGCCCTCCGGAAGCTCGGCCTCGGAAACCGCGACTACCTGAGCCCCCTCACCCGCGACGACGGCCGCCGCTAGCCGCCGGTTGATGTGCCGGGGTCAGGCGGGGAAGTGCTCGTTGTCGATCGCGTCGAGCATGCCGGCGGCGGCGAGTTGGCGGATCCGGCTGTCGTCGCCGTGGAGGAGGTGGTACGTCCAGGGCAGGACGGGGGCGCTCGCCTCGTTCAGCGCCTGCATGTCCTCGGCCGGCAGGGAGAGTGACAGGTACTGCAGGCTGTCCTCGATCTGGGAGACTTTCCGGGCCCCGATCATCGGGATCACGCCGCGGTCGCGCACCCACGCCAGGGCCACCGCGGCCGAACTCGTTCCGAGGCGGTCGGCGATCTCATCCACCTTGCGGGCGGTGTCGTACGCCTTTTCGTCGAACTGGAAGGCCCATTGTTTGAAGACCTCGCTGTCGAAGCGCCGGCTCTCGGTGCTGGCGCCGCGCGTGTACTTGCCGGTCAGGAAGCCGCCGGCCAGCGGCGAGTACGCGTTCACGCTGATTCCGAGCGCGCGGGCACAGGGGATGATCTCGAATTCCAGATCCCTCGAGACCAGGTTGTACTGGTACTGCAGGGCCGAGATCGGCTCCCAGCCTCTCTGATCGGCGACGGTCTGGCCGCGCGCCACCACCCAGGCCGGCGTGTTGCACAGGCCGAAGTGCAGAACCTTCCCCTGCTGCACGAGGTCGTTCACGTTCCGCATCACGTCCGCGATGTCGGTGCTGTACTCCCAGAAGTGGATCCAGAGAAGGTCGATGTAGTCCACGCCGAGGCGCCTCAGGCTCCCTTCGACCGACTGCACCATGCTCTTCTTGTGGTTGCCTCCGGCGTTGGGATGGTCCCGGATGCTTGGGTCGAAGCCGCTGTGCAGGGTGTTGGTGTACTTCGTCGTCACGACGTAACGATGGCGCTCGGAAGCGACGAATTCCCCCAGAATCCGCTCGCTGAGACCGCCATTGTAGACTTCGTTGGCCGTGTCGAAGTAGTTGCCGCCCTTGTCCGCGAACGCTTCCAGGATCCGGCGACTCTCCTCGGGCCCAGCGGAGCTGGGCGACTCCGTCGACATCATCATGGTACCCAGGCAGACCTCCGACACGCGGAGGCCGCTCCTTCCCAGCAGCTTGTATCGCATTCCTCTCCTCTTCTCTGCTACGTCTCTGCTAGGCGCGGAGTTTGCGGGAGCCGAGCCAGATTCCCACGACGCCGATCACCGGGTTGAGCCAGGTGAGCCATGTCGGCTGGTTGGCGCTCATGGTCGCCTCCAGCATCCCCACGTCATCGGGGCGCGGTCCCGTGGCGGCCTCCACCGGCATCAGGGCCGACACCACGCCGAGCACGACGAGGATGCCGATCAGAATCAGCGCGCCCTTGGCGTCGTGCGCCATCCGGGCGCACACGAGGCCGCCGATGTACGCCCCCGCGAACCCGATCGCGATCGAGCCGAGTATCCAGCCGCTGGCGACCTCCCATGTACCCGGCTGGAAGGAGCGCGACGCGCCCAGCATCAGCCACAGGAGCGAGGAGAGTGCGAAGAGCACGGCGACGATCGCGATGTAGCCGACGATGGCGGCGAGGATGTTCCTGAGCATCATGTGCCTCCCTGCTGTTTCTCTTCCAGAATCTGGATCAGGCTGCCGCATGTATCGTCGAAGACGGCGGTGATGACGGTCCCCAGGTCTTTCGGCGGCTGAACGAACTTCACGCCCTTCGCCACGAGACGCTCGTGCTCGGCTTCGACATCATCGACCGCGAAGGACGCACTGGGAATCCCGTCCTCCATGAGCGCGGTCTTGAACGGACCGACTGCGGGGTGGCCATCGGGCTCGAGCAGCAACTCCGTCCCGTCCGGCGCTTCCTCGGATACCACGGTGATCCACGCGTACTCCCCCATGGGGATGTTGTGCTTCACCTGAAAGCCGAGGATGTCCGTGTAGAAACGAAGCGCCTTCTGCTGGTCGTTCACAA
It includes:
- a CDS encoding VOC family protein, whose translation is MRIYLTSVVVNDQQKALRFYTDILGFQVKHNIPMGEYAWITVVSEEAPDGTELLLEPDGHPAVGPFKTALMEDGIPSASFAVDDVEAEHERLVAKGVKFVQPPKDLGTVITAVFDDTCGSLIQILEEKQQGGT
- a CDS encoding agmatinase family protein, with translation MTSSFSSSALLLCGLLLTACEVPPPESGDVAAADAPADPTDPVTDAAGDTVPEREPLPPDSAIIRLDASDPNLAVWQDRDISGDPPREPGPIEVGSVLTFFGLPIARTPEDLVAGEVEVAFMGAPVDMGVGYRGAGEGPTALRAMRRSVGSMETMISWRSELTAVDYGNAPIDNLSVERSMPPIRRMVREIAETGAIPVIIGGDHSIEFANVAGLADVYGKENVGVIHFDAHYDAGDARHGHLISHAQPVRRLIDDGHILGRNFIQVGLRGSWPGPSGFEWMRANDMRYHTMAEIDRDGWTNVMTEVLDQANEGPEYLHISFDIDVMDPAYTSGTGTPVPGGLTPREVFYMVRGLCSENNVVGFDLVELNPLVDPGYTTMLNAKKIVDECMTGIALRKLGLGNRDYLSPLTRDDGRR
- a CDS encoding aldo/keto reductase gives rise to the protein MRYKLLGRSGLRVSEVCLGTMMMSTESPSSAGPEESRRILEAFADKGGNYFDTANEVYNGGLSERILGEFVASERHRYVVTTKYTNTLHSGFDPSIRDHPNAGGNHKKSMVQSVEGSLRRLGVDYIDLLWIHFWEYSTDIADVMRNVNDLVQQGKVLHFGLCNTPAWVVARGQTVADQRGWEPISALQYQYNLVSRDLEFEIIPCARALGISVNAYSPLAGGFLTGKYTRGASTESRRFDSEVFKQWAFQFDEKAYDTARKVDEIADRLGTSSAAVALAWVRDRGVIPMIGARKVSQIEDSLQYLSLSLPAEDMQALNEASAPVLPWTYHLLHGDDSRIRQLAAAGMLDAIDNEHFPA